The following proteins are encoded in a genomic region of Planktothrix agardhii NIES-204:
- a CDS encoding AAA ATPase central domain protein — translation MKRLCLQFATAKTIAAEWKLPLLRLDVGRLFGGIVGESESRVRQVIKLAEAIAPVVLFIDEIDKSFSNNQSDGDSGTSKRVFATLLRWLAEKTAPVFVVATANNVELLPAEFIRKGRFDELFWLSLPTQSEREQIFKVHLNRLRPFDSAQESPNQESNQFNFELLASGSKDFSGAEIEQVIYDAMQFGFSQNREFTTEDILDSIADCIPLAKIASHQIEALKDWASRSGAKSASLSICYRF, via the coding sequence TTGAAACGTTTATGTTTGCAGTTCGCTACAGCTAAGACAATTGCTGCTGAATGGAAATTACCTTTATTAAGATTAGACGTTGGGCGGTTATTTGGTGGGATTGTTGGGGAAAGTGAGTCGCGGGTCAGACAGGTAATTAAATTAGCAGAAGCTATCGCGCCCGTGGTGCTTTTCATAGATGAAATTGATAAATCATTCTCAAATAATCAATCAGATGGGGATTCAGGCACAAGTAAGCGGGTATTTGCAACCTTATTAAGATGGTTAGCCGAAAAGACCGCTCCGGTATTTGTAGTGGCTACTGCCAACAATGTTGAACTTTTGCCTGCTGAATTTATTAGAAAAGGCAGATTTGATGAATTATTCTGGTTAAGTTTACCGACTCAATCAGAACGGGAACAAATCTTTAAAGTCCACTTAAACCGTTTAAGACCCTTCGACTCCGCTCAGGAGAGCCCTAATCAAGAATCCAATCAATTCAACTTTGAATTATTAGCGTCGGGTTCTAAAGATTTTTCCGGTGCTGAAATTGAGCAAGTAATTTATGATGCGATGCAATTTGGATTTAGTCAAAACCGAGAATTTACAACTGAGGATATTTTAGATTCAATTGCAGATTGTATTCCTTTAGCTAAAATTGCCAGTCATCAGATTGAAGCCTTAAAAGATTGGGCCAGTCGGAGTGGGGCGAAATCTGCTTCTCTATCTATTTGCTACCGCTTTTAG